The region CTGTGCTCTCTGTGGTTGTTAAAATTCTTATTGTCAATAACTTGATGGTTTGTCGAATTATGCAACAAAGCAGTATAAAACAATGAATCGGGGAATTCAAAATGGCCTCATCTAAAACAATTGATAATATGGGCATGGATGTCTCTAATCAATATGCATCTGCAGATCATCTACATGCATCATCTCTTGTCCAAGATGCCCGCATGGTTACGACCCAAGCTCAAAAAGATCAAAATATCCCCAGTTATTCCCCTGAACTTTCGCTGATCTTCCAAACAAATGAGAAAAACCGCCCTTTTGCAGAAATCGATAGCCCACAGGGCTATGAAACGACAACCAATGCCGCTTATCTCTTCTCCTTTATCCCGAGCCTTGGAGGCAAGGATAAAATTGAAGCCATGACCCACCGCATCGAACATTATATCGATCAGCTCAAAACCTCTATGGGAAGTGTCAGTGATCCAAAAATCATTAATCATGCTGAAAATCAAATTACTCAAGGCGAAAATATCCATAATCTTTTACAATTGATTACAGATCGATCTGATATGAAAGAATATATCGAAACAGCAAGACGTAAAAATCAAAAAGGGTAGGAATCATTCGTGGATCCAATCGATTGGAAACAAGTCCTGGGCTGGGGTGAGAATGAGGTGCAAG is a window of Simkaniaceae bacterium DNA encoding:
- a CDS encoding DUF5399 family protein, giving the protein MASSKTIDNMGMDVSNQYASADHLHASSLVQDARMVTTQAQKDQNIPSYSPELSLIFQTNEKNRPFAEIDSPQGYETTTNAAYLFSFIPSLGGKDKIEAMTHRIEHYIDQLKTSMGSVSDPKIINHAENQITQGENIHNLLQLITDRSDMKEYIETARRKNQKG